A genomic region of Plasmodium malariae genome assembly, chromosome: 14 contains the following coding sequences:
- the PmUG01_14051000 gene encoding glycerol-3-phosphate dehydrogenase, putative — translation MYRNLLDILKEGPLKISILGSGNWASAISKIVGTNAKNNYLFENEVKMWIRDEIVNGEKMVDIINKKHENTKYLQGVPLPHNIVAYSDMSKVINNADLLIFIIPSQYLESVLHLIKEDKSIKIEKHVKAISLTKGFIVKNNKMILCSKYISNSLDVPCCALSGANIAMDVAMECFSEATIGGDDKDALPIWQRVFDMPYFKINCVNESTGVEICGALKNIITLAAGFCDGLNVSPNSKSAIIRIGINETMLFAKKFFNYSDVSILLESCGIADIITSFLGGRNAKCSAEFVRCQLKKSWEELENEILKGQKLQGTVTLKYVYQMIKESNATHEFPLFTILHKISFENEEPTNLLKTFMNYTISTVNP, via the exons ATATCAATACTGGGAAGCGGAAACTGGGCTAGCGCAATTAGCAAGATTGTTGGTACCAATgcaaaaaacaattatttatttgaaaatgaagtaaaaatgTGGATTCGAGATGAAATAGTAAACGGAGAGAAAATGGTGgacataattaataaaaaacatgaaaataCCAAATATTTACAGGGTGTTCCTTTACCGCATAATATTGTGGCTTATTCTGATATGTCTAAGGTTATAAATAATGCTGATTTATTGATATTTATTATCCCATCACAATATTTGGAAAGTgtattacatttaattaaagaAGACAAATCaattaaaatagaaaaacatGTAAAAGCCATATCATTAACAAAGGGTTTCATtgtcaaaaataataaaatgatactctgttcaaaatatattagtaattCTTTGGATGTTCCTTGTTGTGCATTGTCTGGTGCTAACATTGCTATG GATGTTGCAATGGAATGCTTCTCAGAAGCTACAATTGGAGGAGATGACAAAGACGCATTACCAATTTGGCAAAGGGTCTTTGATATgccttattttaaaataaattgcgTTAATGAATCAACTGGAGTTGaa ATTTGTGGAgccttaaaaaatattataacgtTAGCAGCTGGATTTTGTGATGGTCTAAATGTTTCTCCAAATTCCAAGTCGGCAATTATACGAATTGGAATTAACGAAACAATgctttttgcaaaaaaattttttaattactcgGATGTTAGCATACTTCTTGAAAGTTGTGGAATTGCTGATATTATTACTTCCTTTTTAGGGGGAAGGAATGCAAAATGTTCTGCTGAGTTTGTAAGGTGCCAGTTGAAAAAGTCATGGGAAGAACTGGAGAATGAAATACTCAAGGGGCAAAAATTACAG GGAACTGTgactttaaaatatgtttaccAAATGATTAAAGAAAGTAATGCAACCCATGAATTTCCCCTTTTTACGATTCTTcataaaatttcatttgaAAATGAAGAGCCcacaaatttattaaaaacatttatgaATTACACAATTTCGACAGTAAACCCTTGA